A portion of the Lolium rigidum isolate FL_2022 chromosome 1, APGP_CSIRO_Lrig_0.1, whole genome shotgun sequence genome contains these proteins:
- the LOC124704166 gene encoding glycosyltransferase family 92 protein Os08g0121900-like, with amino-acid sequence MQSRRRHAAAILSVMALLFFVCIIPAGLIASMPQRWRLPLGLRAVRGGGTTPTSSGRHSPLPEAVLLPEWQVLVLLRRTNDASTTAPGPGNATCVFRGGVSSPARSLGSLPASGRHAYTCIIPEPARVHYHHDAPAPLLVFAASTVITAGDGALPRMLKWSDRVVYESAVIDGGDVLVFARGVNTRKKVNRAAQDIRCLYYHGDAGNAVASLPATTSAQQVFRCPPPPPATTTTPAELRVTLAVAGEEEPIPSLATYDPTRHHAPMAPGNKKRLICACTMIRDMAKFLREWVVYHAAVGVDRFYVYDNGSEDDLTDEVRRLTSSGFDISTETWPWPKTQEAALSHGAAVHRDACEWMVFIDADEFIFSPHWARSENPAKSMLRSVVASVKQDVGQVSLWCADFGPSGRTAHPEEGVTQGYTCRRKTMERRKSFVRLTAVDESLVNSIHTFTLKPGFQARWNTRARVNHYKYQAWEEFKVKFHRRAPTYTADWTEKVELGSNDRTPGLGFEPVEPTGWPQKFCDVNDTLLRDVTRRWFGVGFGNNFAHPQIAGTNHGS; translated from the coding sequence atGCAGTCGCGCCGGCGGCATGCTGCTGCCATCCTCTCCGTCATGgcgctcctcttcttcgtctgCATCATCCCGGCCGGCCTGATCGCGTCCATGCCGCAGCGCTGGCGCCTGCCCCTCGGCCTTCGCGCCGTCCGTGGCGGGGGTACAACCCCTACCAGCTCCGGCCGCCACTCGCCACTGCCGGAGGCCGTGCTGCTTCCGGAGTGGCAGGTCCTCGTCCTGCTCAGACGAACCAACGACGCCAGTACTACTGCACCGGGGCCCGGGAACGCTACCTGCGTGTTCCGCGGTGGGGTGTCGTCTCCGGCACGATCACTGGGGTCGCTGCCGGCGTCCGGACGCCACGCTTACACCTGCATCATTCCCGAGCCGGCGCGGGTTCACTACCACCACGATGCGCCTGCGCCGCTGCTGGTCTTCGCAGCCTCGACGGTCATCACCGCCGGCGATGGCGCCTTGCCGCGGATGCTGAAGTGGAGCGACCGCGTCGTGTACGAGTCCGCCGtgatcgacggcggcgacgtgCTGGTCTTCGCCAGGGGCGTCAACACACGGAAGAAAGTCAACCGTGCGGCTCAAGATATCCGGTGCCTGTACTACCATGGCGACGCAGGCAACGCCGTCGCCTCGCTCCCGGCCACCACGTCGGCGCAGCAGGTCTTCCGGTgcccgccgcctccaccagcgacgacgacgactcctgcAGAGCTCCGCGTGACGCTCGCGGTAGCCGGCGAGGAGGAGCCCATCCCCTCGCTTGCAACGTATGACCCGACACGCCATCACGCCCCGATGGCGCCGGGGAATAAGAAGAGGCTGATTTGCGCGTGCACCATGATCCGCGACATGGCCAAGTTCCTGCGCGAGTGGGTAGTCTACCACGCGGCGGTGGGCGTGGACCGGTTCTACGTCTACGACAACGGGAGCGAGGACGACCTGACAGACGAGGTGCGCCGGCTCACCTCGTCCGGGTTCGACATCTCCACCGAGACCTGGCCATGGCCCAAGACTCAAGAAGCTGCACTATCCCACGGCGCGGCGGTCCATCGCGACGCATGCGAGTGGATGGtgttcatcgacgccgacgagttCATCTTCTCCCCGCACTGGGCTCGCTCGGAGAACCCGGCGAAATCGATGCTCCGGTCCGTTGTAGCGTCGGTGAAGCAAGACGTCGGGCAAGTGTCGCTATGGTGCGCCGACTTCGGCCCGTCGGGGCGAACGGCGCATCCGGAGGAGGGGGTCACCCAGGGCTACACTTGCCGGAGGAAGACGATGGAGCGGCGCAAGTCGTTCGTCCGGCTCACGGCGGTGGACGAATCGCTCGTGAACTCCATCCACACTTTCACGCTGAAACCTGGGTTCCAGGCCCGGTGGAACACTCGAGCTCGGGTGAACCACTACAAGTACCAagcctgggaggagttcaaggtCAAGTTCCACCGCCGGGCGCCGACGTACACCGCCGACTGGACGGAGAAGGTGGAGCTCGGGTCCAATGACCGGACCCCCGGTCTAGGGTTTGAGCCGGTCGAACCGACCGGTTGGCCGCAAAAGTTTTGCGACGTGAACGACACTCTCCTCAGGGATGTCACTCGGAGATGGTTCGGTGTTGGGTTTGGAAACAATTTTGCTCACCCACAGATAGCTGGTACAAATCATGGCTCATAA